A single Mycolicibacterium cosmeticum DNA region contains:
- the sufC gene encoding Fe-S cluster assembly ATPase SufC, with the protein MTTLAITDLHVSVNAPDGQEIPILKGVDLTVKSGETHAVMGPNGSGKSTLSYAIAGHPKYTVTSGTITLDGADVLEMSIDERARAGLFLAMQYPVEVPGVSMSNFLRTAATAVRGEAPKLRHWVKEVKAAMSDLDIDPAFGERSVNEGFSGGEKKRHEILQLGLLKPKIAILDETDSGLDVDALRIVSEGVNRYKEAENGGVLLITHYTRILRYIKPQFVHVFFDGRIVTSGGPELADELEENGYERFTQAAAGA; encoded by the coding sequence ATGACCACCCTCGCCATCACGGACCTGCACGTCAGCGTCAACGCGCCGGACGGGCAGGAGATCCCGATCCTCAAGGGCGTCGACCTCACCGTGAAATCCGGTGAGACACACGCGGTGATGGGCCCCAACGGCTCCGGTAAGTCGACGCTGTCCTACGCCATCGCCGGTCATCCGAAGTACACCGTCACGTCGGGCACGATCACCCTGGACGGCGCCGACGTGCTGGAGATGAGCATCGACGAACGCGCCCGCGCGGGCCTGTTCCTGGCCATGCAGTACCCGGTCGAGGTGCCCGGCGTGTCCATGTCGAACTTCCTGCGCACCGCCGCGACCGCCGTGCGCGGCGAGGCGCCGAAGCTGCGGCACTGGGTCAAAGAGGTCAAGGCCGCCATGTCGGATCTGGACATCGACCCGGCGTTCGGTGAGCGCAGCGTCAACGAGGGCTTCTCCGGTGGTGAGAAGAAGCGCCACGAGATCCTGCAGCTGGGCCTGCTCAAGCCGAAGATCGCCATCCTGGACGAGACCGACTCCGGCCTCGACGTCGACGCGCTGCGCATCGTGAGCGAGGGTGTCAACCGCTACAAGGAAGCCGAGAACGGCGGCGTCCTGCTGATCACGCACTACACCCGCATCCTGCGCTACATCAAGCCGCAGTTCGTGCACGTGTTCTTCGACGGGCGCATCGTCACTTCCGGGGGGCCGGAACTGGCCGACGAGCTGGAAGAGAACGGTTACGAGCGCTTCACCCAGGCCGCGGCTGGAGCCTGA